taacatgatgataatgcgtattatgataGTACAAATattatatgattttttttaaattcaaaaatgataaataaatagttagttaatgagtgatagtatatagagggaatagatatggggggaatggttggagagaaggagttatagggggaggaatcttttagagggaggtagtaaaatatagtaaatagtacgtttggggggaggtgggtggggggaatggttggagatagcctaaagtttttgaaaaagcatctttctatatttgaagtactaaacataaattaatcacaaaataaattacagaactcgtctgtaaatcgcaagacgaatgtAATGAGCTTAACTAATCCggcattagaggttgtttactgtagcattactgtagcaatttagcgtgtgattacggcctaattaggttcattagattcgtctcgcgatttacaggcagcagtcgcaatgcgttttttatttcgtctagatttaagtctccatgcatgtgtcgaaattttttttggaattttgatttttggaactaaacgcggCCTAAATCTGATTCCCAGTTCCCACGATATGCAATAATAAGGCTAATCTCAAATCATAGGAGTGTCATGTGTATTAAATTTGTTGAGGTGTTTCATAGGATGTGAGAGGCGTACATattgtcatcaccatgacattCTTTCGGCTCGGCTATCTAATTCACAGTCTTATTAATTGTACGATGACACTCCGCCACGTGCAAAAACATGCCGCCATGCCGGTTTTCAGTGCAGCACAGCAGCGAGAATATATACTATTGGTAGTAGAGGCTCTGCTCAAGTGGAAACGCCAGTTCACGCGTGCTCGGAAATGGTACACGCCACCACTCTTTCTTCGTTCCGAGGAGATTCCACACACCGAGTCGTCCACCACTCTTTCTTCGTTCCGAGGAGATTCCATTCCGCACGCCGAGTCCAAGCtccagcggcgacggcgccgagcACCGGTTCCTTTCGGGGGCACACACGAGCCGAcagctcgccggcgcgggcgcgtcACGGCACTAGGACTCGACTCGACGCCACACATGCAGAGGCGTCGTAGCATCTCACGGGGACGGACGGGGCCGCTGGAGACCGGATAAAATCCCGCGCTACACGCCACGAGCGCGACGCCGACGAGGCCGGAGTGCCGGGCCACAGCAGCAACGCGCGCGGCAGGCCAGGCCAGGGCCCGGCCGGCAGCTCTGACCGGTCAGCTCGACCGACCGacgtgcggtgcggcgcggcaCGGCAGCAGGAGCCTACTACTCGTCTCTACTAGTAGTAGGCGGCTGGCTGCGTCCGGGTGAGCGCGACCGGTCGTTGACACCCAGCGCAGGGACAGCCGGCCCGTCCCGCCGCGGCGGGTAGCTTTTCCGAGCGGTGGGATTGGCGCGCGGGGCGGGTGCCGTGTGCCCCCCGGGAAGGGAGCTAGATTAGAGCAAAGCTACCGGCGACGACGACCGCTAGCTTGACGAATTGTGCGAGTGATCGGCAGCGACGGGACGGGACGACAGCGGGGAAGCGCTGCAGCTGCTTGCTCGGGTCGTCAACGTAGTTCAGTGCTGTCACGATCGGAGGACGAGAGCTGCGTGCGGGTCCGGGAGCGTTGGCAGGGCTTCGAATGGGCCTTCACGGACGGCTAAAGAAGGCCGGGTTAGGGGTGGGCCTGGGAGCTGGCAGGCTGGACCTGCTGCAAGTGGTTAGGCCAGGCCGATGGTAGCAGCAAAGCAGCAGGCTGAAGTGGCCCAGGTCTAAAGTTCAGTCGAAGTTCATGAGATGAGATCACGAGACTCGAGTATTTGAGAGAgcagcggtttttttattttttatttctgttttttacaaaaatatattttcgagttggaaatttatagaaatataccccgaccgccccgctgccgggcggccgggacctgaccacccggctgccgggcggcaggggctaatctgcaaaaaaagaggaaaaaaattaCGTACAGATCCCTGGGAaccggccgcccggcctcccAAGCCGCCCGGCTGGGGGGGGCGGCCGCCCCACCTTTATATAAGGGCTGCCCCTCTCCCCTCATTTGACTtgctaaaaatccagaaaaaagaaaaaaagagggagggagggagaggaggggtgaggaagagggaaagcggcgaagctctatcggattttcaagccggcgactttaggtaactaaaattttccacattttataaatagattatgttgtaattatttttttgaaacagtagattaccaatcagttcaattattgttaggagtgattagtggtacatttagttgcatttacttatagtgattagcgttgatatagtacattaagtgctagatttagtattagaaaatactagaaaattgttagagaagtattagaaaatgcaagataatattagaaaattgtagaaaatgttagaaaattatagaaaattgtagaaaattatagaaaattgtagagaatgttagaaaattgtagagaatgttagaaaattataaaaaattataaaaactattttgttgaaacagtagattaacaatcattttaattattattagggctgattagtggtacatttaggtgtagttaattgtagtgattagcgttgatatagtacattagcaatctaattacttaatcttaaaaattgcaagataatattagaaaatttctaaaatgttagaaaatattagaaattattattaatggttagaaaatcttataaattatttaggaaatataaggaaatattagaaatatttagatgtgtgtgattgtattgtattgttttgatcttacgtggtaggtatggccggggttactcctgcgttgctggacccaacaatagactcgggtcaccggtccttgcgaaggttcaacaccaagaactaaacgtgctgggtccacgtccacctgcagagttggttgctgtagacccacgatgggtgcccaggtgatatgtcatatattttctgtttttatctgttatatattttgttatataatgtattaacatttgagcactgtatgatgcaggctgagcgaggcaggtcttctcacagtggctcgtcttgctgagagtgctttggtgaagctagacaggtctctactttcagctctcgttgacagatggagacctgagacacacacgttccacctcccttgtggggagatggcaccgaccctgcaggacgttgcgatgctccTTGGTCTTCCTATCACCGGAGACGCTGTCGGGCCCCGCATGGTACCTTCTACATGGCTGGAGGATCTTGAGGAACgttttgcaggtgttgccaccacgattgatcctgaagatttcaatgagcacacacagtcgaaaggcccttccaagtcatggctcctacagtttcaggtacaatttcgtacaaaacgatgtgttgatgtatttgatggctttgaaataactcatgtgtttcttattctcaatgttcgtacttcattgcagccggatctgttggcagccgatgctgatgactacagcgtgactagatcactcgaggcATACCTACTGTGGTTATTTGGGTACATcctgttcaacaactcacacgggcactgtgtggatagggtgcttctgccatacgcacaggagatcgccaatgcagatgaggatgccatacccttatatagttggggttcaacggctcttgcatgcacatatcgtgGACTTTGCAAGGCATCACGATAGAATGATAGGAATACTGTCCTAACGAGGTGCCCAATTCTGCTACTGCTTTGGTCTTATGAGAGGATTGCGATCGGTCGTCCCATGATTGACCAGTCACCGTACACGCCGGATTTGTACGGTGACATGGAGGACGACagacccaccatggggactctctggtactcgCACAGGTATGGGACCcaataaaaatttatattctatgtgtactatggtcatacattgttccctcaatacctttcttatggacacataatttttatttttgcagaaaacatgggcacatgtacagacccggcggtcttatcctgagtttgttgccgaatttgatcgattgaccccagaagacattgtgtgggagccatacagtccttcggctatagccgcacgtgcaccgcttgggatatcttcggtgtGCGCACAGGACCAGGTCCTATGGATGACTACTGCAACTTTGGTGTATGACGTTGCAGTTGAGTCCCACTGCCCGGATAgagtcatgaggcagttcggtcgacgccagtctttccctgtgtcttcagcgttggatcgtgttcagcgccacgatcataggtaacaaaaatgtatgagcacccatgtactaataacgtgaaactaatttctatttaacgtgCAGTTTATCAAGGGCTGGGCATCCGTTCTCGACAATGTGGGTCACTAGATTACAACCATgggtggctgcgtgggatgatgcAGACGAGCAGTTGGCTGAGGATACCGGTCCACACACTGAGCCTTCGTTTCGGATGTACCTAACCTGGTACGAACCGAAGACTCGTTGTCGTTTGACGTATAttgacatgcatccacagccgcatgttgcgacttcgcaggatcgctatgcacgacacagggatgaggcattagctggggcggtgagtaaatGTTGACGGCATTTTCGATCTTTTAATATTTGTATACTAAGTTTTTTTGGTTGCAGTTCGAGGCATGCAGGctgcttgaattagattgctcactgaatgtaatgaGGATTCATGGCGGGTCTACGATGAGCGTGCCGTCACAACTCGAGGCCTAGACCACTCAACATGATAGAGCCCGAGGTATGCTTCAGGCCTTTGGTACGCGGACGGAGTACGAGGATTCCTATGGATCGTCGCAAGCGTTGACGTCGGTTCCTTGTGGTTCCGCATGGCAGCAGCCTCCCTTATACCACCGATAGGCAGAAGAtatggtgtgatatttaccGATCTGTATGTTTATATGCATTATTTAAATACAACTCCACACGGGGTACGGGTACCCCGGTTCTCAGCTCTATGGAGGGCCAGGTGCCTcgcaaggggctccatttcatggAACCTAGTTTACCTCTATGCCACATGCTGGAGGGACTTTAGGTAAATATGTAGtgtata
This portion of the Panicum virgatum strain AP13 chromosome 2N, P.virgatum_v5, whole genome shotgun sequence genome encodes:
- the LOC120662709 gene encoding protein MAIN-LIKE 1-like, translated to MAPTLQDVAMLLGLPITGDAVGPRMVPSTWLEDLEERFAGVATTIDPEDFNEHTQSKGPSKSWLLQFQPDLLAADADDYSVTRSLEAYLLWLFGYILFNNSHGHCVDRVLLPYAQEIANADEDAIPLYSWGSTALACTYRGLCKASR
- the LOC120658884 gene encoding uncharacterized protein LOC120658884, which produces MTTATLVYDVAVESHCPDRVMRQFGRRQSFPVSSALDRVQRHDHSLSRAGHPFSTMWVTRLQPWVAAWDDADEQLAEDTGPHTEPSFRMYLTWYEPKTRCRLTYIDMHPQPHVATSQDRYARHRDEALAGAFEACRLLELDCSLNVMRIHGGSTMSVPSQLEA